A genomic segment from Candidatus Aegiribacteria sp. encodes:
- a CDS encoding glutamate mutase L — protein sequence MATDCGSTTTKAILIEKRDGEYRLIRRGEAPTTVEAPAEDVTKGVLNAVGEIEDLEGRKFLKADGSTVQVSPDSKDGVDIYMSTSSAGGGLQMTVAGVVKTMTGESAQRAALGAGAIVMDVVASNDGRLAHEKVADIRRLRPDMILLSGGIDGGTIDHVVELAEIIKAADPKPRFGVGYKLPVIYAGNKDAAGEVAKELGDQAELKIVDNLRPVLERENLGPARDLIHELFMEHVMAQAPGYPRLMEWAGHYVDGKWKQVPIMPTPGAVGKLIEIVAKNENIEVMGVDIGGATTDVFSVFTSGDETVFNRTVSANLGLSYSVSNVLASAGFDNVMRWVPFHMDEADLRNRIRNKMIRPTTIPQMLKELIVEQAIAREALRLALVQHKELATGLKGVAQERTIGDAFEQTQTGATLVNMMNLDLLIGSGGVLSHAPRRSQAALMVIDAFLPEGVTMLAVDSIFMMPQLGVLSEVLPQAATEVFDKDCLIRLGSCVAPSGQLKKTDVLADVSIKMSDGSSKELKIERGKMFVLPLGVGEKVQSVIKPAKNLDVGSGPGVEWTGELEGGVVGLVFDGRGRQPFNLPEDDSERIAKLQEWAKALDIYPDRFLDLEGSE from the coding sequence ATGGCAACGGACTGCGGCAGTACCACTACAAAAGCCATTCTTATCGAAAAGAGGGATGGTGAGTACCGTCTCATCCGAAGGGGAGAGGCACCAACCACTGTCGAAGCTCCCGCTGAGGATGTTACCAAAGGGGTACTTAACGCGGTAGGTGAAATCGAGGATCTCGAAGGGCGAAAATTCCTGAAGGCTGACGGAAGTACTGTTCAGGTATCTCCCGACAGCAAAGACGGAGTGGATATCTATATGTCCACTTCTTCCGCCGGAGGCGGTCTTCAGATGACAGTGGCCGGAGTTGTCAAGACGATGACCGGTGAAAGCGCCCAACGCGCGGCTCTCGGCGCAGGCGCCATCGTCATGGATGTGGTTGCGTCCAACGACGGCAGGCTCGCACATGAGAAGGTTGCGGACATCAGACGATTGAGACCTGATATGATTCTCCTTTCCGGAGGTATCGACGGCGGTACGATCGATCACGTAGTTGAACTTGCGGAAATCATAAAAGCTGCCGATCCAAAACCCAGATTTGGCGTAGGCTATAAACTTCCTGTCATCTATGCAGGTAATAAGGATGCTGCCGGGGAAGTCGCGAAGGAACTCGGGGATCAGGCCGAATTGAAGATAGTGGATAATCTTCGGCCTGTTCTTGAAAGAGAAAATCTCGGTCCGGCAAGAGATCTGATTCATGAACTGTTCATGGAACATGTCATGGCTCAAGCTCCCGGTTATCCAAGGTTAATGGAGTGGGCAGGGCATTACGTTGACGGCAAATGGAAACAGGTTCCCATCATGCCTACTCCAGGCGCTGTGGGGAAACTGATCGAGATTGTCGCGAAGAATGAGAATATCGAAGTGATGGGTGTTGATATAGGCGGTGCGACAACAGATGTTTTCAGCGTTTTTACAAGTGGAGATGAAACTGTTTTCAACCGAACCGTATCCGCAAATCTTGGTCTGAGTTACAGCGTATCAAATGTTCTTGCAAGCGCGGGATTTGACAATGTCATGCGCTGGGTTCCTTTCCATATGGATGAGGCGGACCTCAGAAACAGGATCAGAAACAAGATGATACGTCCAACGACCATTCCGCAGATGCTGAAAGAACTTATTGTTGAACAGGCCATTGCCAGAGAGGCTCTCAGGCTTGCGCTGGTGCAGCATAAGGAACTGGCTACCGGTCTTAAGGGTGTCGCCCAGGAGAGAACTATCGGCGATGCTTTCGAGCAGACACAAACCGGGGCAACTCTGGTAAATATGATGAATCTTGATCTGCTGATAGGATCGGGAGGAGTTCTCTCTCACGCGCCCAGAAGAAGTCAGGCCGCTCTCATGGTCATAGACGCATTCCTTCCGGAGGGCGTAACGATGCTGGCGGTGGACTCGATTTTCATGATGCCTCAGCTCGGTGTACTGTCAGAAGTACTTCCACAGGCTGCTACAGAGGTGTTCGATAAAGATTGTCTTATACGGCTCGGATCCTGTGTGGCTCCTTCCGGACAGCTGAAGAAGACGGACGTTCTTGCCGATGTCAGCATCAAAATGTCTGATGGATCATCAAAGGAACTTAAGATAGAGCGTGGAAAAATGTTCGTTCTGCCACTTGGAGTCGGAGAGAAGGTTCAATCTGTAATTAAACCGGCGAAGAACCTTGATGTCGGTTCCGGTCCCGGCGTTGAATGGACCGGCGAGCTTGAAGGTGGTGTGGTCGGCCTTGTATTTGACGGAAGAGGAAGACAACCTTTCAATCTTCCCGAGGATGATTCAGAGAGAATCGCAAAACTTCAGGAATGGGCAAAGGCGCTTGACATATATCCGGACAGATTTCTGGATCTGGAGGGGAGCGAATAA